One genomic segment of Vulpes vulpes isolate BD-2025 chromosome 2, VulVul3, whole genome shotgun sequence includes these proteins:
- the EIF1 gene encoding eukaryotic translation initiation factor 1: protein MSAIQNLHSFDPFADASKGDDLLPAGTEDYIHIRIQQRNGRKTLTTVQGIADDYDKKKLVKAFKKKFACNGTVIEHPEYGEVIQLQGDQRKNICQFLVEIGLAKDDQLKVHGF from the exons ATGTCCGCTATCCAGAACCTCCACTCTTTCG ACCCCTTTGCTGATGCAAGTAAGGGTGATGATCTGCTTCCTGCTGGCACTGAGGATTATATCCATATAAGAATTCAACAGAGAAACGGCAGGAAGACCCTTACTACTGTCCAAGGGATCGCTGATGATTACGATAAAAAGAAACTAGTGAAGGCGTTTAAGAAG AAATTTGCCTGCAATGGTACTGTAATTGAGCATCCAGAATATGGAGAAGTAATTCAGCTACAGGGTGACCAACGCAAGAACATATGCCAGTTCCTGGTAGAG ATTGGACTGGCTAAGGACGACCAGCTGAAGGTTCATGGGTTTTAA
- the GAST gene encoding gastrin produces MQRLCVYVLILALALATFSEASWKPRSRLQDAPSGPGANRGLEPHGLDQLGPASHHRRQLGLQGPPQLVADLSKKQGPWMEEEEAAYGWMDFGRRSAEEGDQRP; encoded by the exons ATGCAGCGACTATGTGTGTACGTACTGATCTTGGCACTGGCTCTGGCCACCTTCTCTGAAGCTTCTTGGAAGCCCCGCTCCCGGCTACAAGATGCACCCTCGGGTCCAGGAGCAAATAGGGGTCTGGAGCCACATGGGCTGGACCAACTGGGCCCAGCCTCTCACCACCGAAGGCAGCTAGGGCTCCAGGGTCCCCCACAGCTGGTGGCAG ACCTGTCCAAGAAGCAGGGACCGTggatggaagaagaagaagcagcataCGGATGGATGGACTTCGGCCGCCGCAGTGCTGAGGAAGGGGACCAACGTCCCTAG